From the genome of Methanobrevibacter smithii ATCC 35061, one region includes:
- the comB gene encoding 2-phosphosulfolactate phosphatase translates to MKITLSFEKTQTKDTSIMVDALRASTTITLALNNFNEIIPCFTPEEAFELKKEINGIIAGERSGKRVEGFDVGNSPKDVENYDTDIETLILTTSNGTRILKDMDSTVLVGSMVNAKAVGYKSVEIAENEIDVVMAGYKGNFALEDFLAAGEILYWICDRLNNECEISDYAKAAIMASRDYDALKEGFYNCNSGRKLSRLKSKKDIDCCVLKNISENVAIYENNILKLIKD, encoded by the coding sequence ATGAAAATTACATTAAGCTTTGAAAAAACACAAACCAAAGATACATCCATAATGGTCGATGCACTTAGGGCAAGTACCACAATTACACTTGCTTTGAATAATTTTAATGAAATCATCCCATGCTTTACACCAGAAGAAGCATTTGAGTTAAAAAAAGAAATCAATGGAATAATAGCCGGAGAAAGAAGCGGAAAACGTGTTGAAGGCTTTGATGTTGGAAACTCGCCAAAAGATGTTGAAAATTATGACACTGATATTGAAACACTTATACTGACCACAAGTAATGGAACAAGAATTCTTAAAGATATGGATTCAACTGTTCTTGTAGGATCCATGGTAAATGCAAAAGCAGTTGGGTATAAAAGTGTAGAGATAGCTGAAAATGAAATTGATGTTGTAATGGCAGGATACAAAGGAAATTTTGCCCTAGAAGATTTTTTGGCAGCCGGTGAAATTCTTTACTGGATTTGCGACAGGTTAAATAATGAGTGCGAAATAAGCGATTATGCAAAAGCAGCCATCATGGCCAGCAGAGATTATGATGCTCTAAAAGAAGGATTTTATAATTGCAACTCCGGAAGAAAACTGTCCCGACTTAAATCCAAAAAAGACATCGACTGTTGCGTGTTAAAAAATATAAGTGAAAATGTGGCTATCTATGAAAATAATATATTGAAATTAATTAAAGATTAG
- the mcrB gene encoding coenzyme-B sulfoethylthiotransferase subunit beta, translating into MAKFDDKVDLYDDRGSLVVSDVPIEALSPLRNTAIQNIVKGVKRTVAVNLEGLEKSVKTGSVGGDKSKILGRELDIDIVANAGAIAEKMKEMIQISEDDDTKVEPISGGKRLLVQVPSKRIDVAAEYSVAPLSTATSLVQAIIDVCDVSIYDANFVKAAVLGRCPQSVDYKGSNIATMLDIPQKLEGAGYALRGVKANDFAAATLKNTFQATALASIFEQTAMFEMGDAIGAYERLHLLGLAYQGMNADNMVLDLVKDNAKEGTVGSVVNGTIARAEADGVIAPQKDLTDFSIYNTDDAALWNAYAAAGAAAAVMVNIGAARAAQGIPSTLLYFNDNIEFATGLPSIDYGRAEGVAVGFSFFSHSIYGGGGPGLFNGNHVVTRHSKGFCIPCVAAAMSLDAGTQLFSPEATSGLIKEVYSQVDEFREPLKYVALAADDIKGDI; encoded by the coding sequence ATGGCAAAGTTTGATGATAAAGTCGATTTATACGACGATAGAGGCTCATTAGTTGTATCTGATGTTCCAATCGAAGCTTTAAGTCCACTCAGGAACACTGCTATTCAAAACATCGTTAAAGGTGTAAAAAGAACTGTTGCAGTAAACTTAGAAGGTCTTGAAAAATCTGTCAAAACTGGTTCAGTCGGTGGAGACAAATCCAAAATATTAGGAAGGGAATTAGATATTGATATTGTAGCAAATGCGGGTGCAATTGCAGAAAAAATGAAAGAAATGATACAAATTTCTGAAGATGATGATACTAAAGTTGAACCTATTTCCGGAGGTAAAAGATTATTAGTACAAGTTCCATCTAAAAGAATTGATGTTGCTGCAGAATACTCTGTTGCTCCATTATCTACCGCAACTTCATTAGTACAAGCTATTATTGATGTATGTGACGTAAGTATCTATGATGCAAACTTCGTAAAAGCTGCAGTATTAGGTAGATGCCCACAATCTGTAGATTACAAAGGATCCAACATTGCTACTATGTTAGACATTCCACAAAAACTCGAAGGTGCAGGTTATGCATTAAGAGGTGTTAAAGCAAATGATTTTGCTGCTGCTACCTTAAAAAACACTTTCCAAGCTACTGCTTTAGCATCTATTTTCGAACAAACTGCTATGTTTGAAATGGGTGATGCTATTGGTGCATACGAAAGATTACACTTATTAGGTTTAGCTTACCAAGGTATGAATGCTGACAATATGGTTTTAGATTTAGTAAAAGATAATGCAAAAGAAGGTACTGTTGGTAGTGTTGTAAATGGAACTATCGCTAGAGCTGAAGCTGACGGAGTTATTGCTCCTCAAAAAGACTTAACCGATTTCTCAATTTATAACACTGATGACGCAGCTTTATGGAACGCATATGCTGCTGCTGGTGCTGCTGCTGCTGTTATGGTAAACATTGGTGCTGCTCGTGCTGCTCAAGGTATTCCATCCACTTTATTATACTTCAATGATAACATTGAATTTGCTACTGGTTTACCAAGTATTGACTACGGTAGAGCAGAAGGTGTAGCTGTAGGATTCTCTTTCTTCAGTCACTCTATCTACGGTGGAGGAGGCCCTGGTCTCTTTAACGGTAACCACGTTGTAACCAGACACAGTAAAGGATTCTGTATCCCTTGTGTAGCTGCTGCTATGTCCTTAGATGCAGGAACACAACTCTTTTCACCAGAAGCAACTTCTGGTTTAATTAAAGAAGTATACAGTCAAGTTGATGAATTTAGAGAACCTCTCAAATATGTTGCTTTAGCAGCTGATGATATTAAAGGTGACATCTAA
- a CDS encoding methanogenesis marker 7 protein, translated as MYETLTYTGGVHKSEEVKELIEDLGGFILQENILQMELVLNLPIPLEDVDVIKNKAKELLAKVTVAPMAGSEIAIVSPTLARHHLPHAACDISEYLREFGAKDNMIGLARGDGKGTSGITEEEKSLIEEHDVAVFALGSFKNCIQEKSFLYDDINVPVIVTGAPEIPIEELPGADAYVGGLGRIPRRLKRGPDIRALNNLVDTIETILNNKKREMALDPPLVPSIVVKNAIENQVPAIEDIISPAPITVQLDGVRVKLNYDKYHELIENVVIEGKKLSDLAEIKKSFMYDYILVKIHTESSLIDDS; from the coding sequence ATGTATGAAACATTAACATATACTGGTGGAGTTCACAAAAGTGAAGAAGTCAAGGAACTTATTGAAGATTTAGGAGGTTTCATCCTTCAGGAAAACATTTTACAAATGGAATTGGTTTTAAATTTACCTATTCCTTTAGAAGATGTTGATGTTATTAAAAATAAGGCTAAAGAATTGCTTGCTAAGGTAACAGTAGCTCCAATGGCAGGTTCTGAAATAGCTATTGTATCTCCAACACTTGCAAGACATCACCTGCCTCATGCAGCATGTGATATTTCTGAGTATTTGCGTGAATTTGGTGCTAAAGACAATATGATTGGATTGGCCAGAGGAGATGGGAAAGGAACTTCAGGAATCACTGAAGAAGAAAAAAGCTTAATTGAAGAACATGATGTGGCTGTTTTTGCATTAGGCAGTTTTAAAAATTGTATTCAAGAAAAATCCTTTTTATATGATGACATTAATGTTCCTGTTATTGTAACTGGAGCTCCAGAAATTCCAATTGAAGAACTTCCAGGTGCTGATGCATATGTTGGTGGGCTTGGCAGGATTCCAAGAAGACTTAAAAGAGGTCCAGATATAAGAGCTCTTAATAATTTAGTGGATACAATTGAAACAATTTTAAATAATAAAAAAAGAGAAATGGCATTGGATCCGCCACTTGTACCATCTATTGTAGTTAAAAATGCTATTGAAAATCAGGTTCCAGCTATTGAAGATATCATATCTCCAGCACCTATTACAGTGCAGCTTGATGGAGTCAGGGTAAAATTAAATTATGATAAATATCATGAACTAATTGAAAATGTAGTTATAGAAGGTAAAAAATTATCCGACTTGGCTGAAATTAAAAAGTCTTTCATGTATGATTATATCTTAGTAAAAATCCACACTGAAAGTTCCCTTATTGATGATTCTTAA
- the mmp10 gene encoding methyl coenzyme M reductase-arginine methyltransferase Mmp10 (Mmp10 (methanogenesis marker protein 10) is a cobalamin-requiring radical SAM methyltransferase that creates the methylarginine modification to methyl coenzyme M reductase.): MQVVADVGGIPGKDCNGFCKYCYFRKVKEVKAFGCAHCLPNKIGCDRCSKGITDSQSEFRSPFEVITEVQNALMMQPNFRENDIKVNISGGGDVSCYPYLENLTANLNQFSLKSHLGYTCGKGITESEIASRLINNGVDEVTFTVFSTDPKLRREWVKDKKPEEALKACQIFCENADLTGAGVIIPGVNDGDVLRQTCNTLEEWGAKGFILMRFANTFNEGLILGNEPILKGIESQPVEEFGQLVEEINKEYNFRVTGTPLCDPETGGPFAIAKDENEIFLQFIKKVTGEATIITSKIAAPFISKIFDKIDADNVNVIGVPKEIACLITKEDLEQIDLSEVKQAVIIPGRAFVHQLDAERILSADGVERIVGRGPDTLTIDGELSFDKTDENVIEEELTQFNDLVDAINFFGMRI, from the coding sequence ATGCAAGTTGTAGCAGATGTTGGAGGAATTCCTGGAAAAGATTGTAACGGTTTTTGTAAGTACTGTTACTTCAGAAAGGTAAAAGAAGTTAAAGCATTTGGCTGTGCTCACTGCTTACCTAATAAAATTGGCTGTGACAGATGTAGTAAGGGAATAACCGACTCACAAAGTGAATTTAGATCTCCATTTGAAGTAATTACTGAAGTTCAAAATGCTTTGATGATGCAACCTAATTTTAGAGAAAACGACATTAAAGTAAATATTAGCGGAGGAGGAGATGTTAGCTGCTATCCCTATCTTGAAAATTTAACAGCTAATTTAAATCAGTTTTCACTTAAATCCCATTTAGGTTATACCTGTGGAAAAGGCATTACTGAAAGTGAAATAGCTTCCAGATTAATTAATAATGGTGTCGATGAAGTTACATTTACTGTTTTTTCAACAGACCCTAAACTTAGGAGAGAATGGGTAAAAGACAAAAAACCTGAAGAAGCTCTAAAAGCTTGTCAAATCTTTTGTGAAAATGCTGATTTAACAGGAGCAGGAGTAATAATTCCTGGAGTTAATGACGGTGATGTACTTAGACAAACCTGCAATACCTTGGAAGAATGGGGTGCTAAAGGATTTATCTTGATGAGATTTGCAAACACCTTCAATGAGGGATTAATTTTAGGAAATGAACCTATTCTTAAAGGAATTGAATCACAGCCTGTTGAAGAATTTGGTCAGTTAGTTGAAGAAATTAATAAAGAATATAATTTCAGAGTAACAGGCACTCCATTATGTGATCCTGAAACTGGCGGCCCATTTGCAATAGCTAAAGATGAAAATGAAATATTTTTACAATTTATTAAAAAAGTGACCGGAGAAGCTACCATAATTACATCTAAAATAGCTGCACCATTTATAAGTAAAATATTTGATAAAATAGATGCAGATAATGTAAATGTAATCGGAGTTCCAAAAGAAATAGCTTGTTTAATTACAAAAGAAGACCTGGAACAAATTGATTTAAGTGAAGTGAAACAGGCAGTTATTATTCCAGGACGTGCCTTTGTTCATCAATTAGATGCTGAGAGAATTCTAAGTGCTGACGGTGTAGAACGTATTGTTGGCCGCGGCCCGGATACTTTAACAATAGATGGTGAACTCAGCTTTGATAAAACAGACGAAAATGTTATTGAAGAAGAATTAACACAATTTAATGATTTGGTTGATGCCATTAACTTCTTTGGAATGAGAATATAA